The following DNA comes from Buttiauxella agrestis.
TTCACCGAGCCGTCATTATTGATTTCGTACTTAACAGACCCTTTATCCAGCGTGTTGATGGCTGAATTGGTGGCGAAAAGTTGAGAACCATTGATAGCGTCAGTGCTTTGCGCGCTTAAACGTCCGGCGGCTACGTTAGTGATGGTCCGCTCACGGCCCAGACTGCCCACGCTGACGGTGCTTAATGGGTTGATACCAGCAAACACATAATCGACATCGGCAATTTTCGCGCCGCTGGTGCCAACGGCAATATCAGTGATAGAGCCTGAACCCAGTGCCACATCGTCGGCATTATTCGCCTGCGCTTCACGCCCCATCGCCAGGCTGCTTTCACCCTTAGAAACCGCGTTATAACCCAGGGCGGTGCTGCCCTGACCTTCCGCAGAAGAATCGCTCGCCGCCAGACCCGCTTCGTTGGTACGAACATAACGGATGCCCGTGCCGTGAACATTGGTATAAGACGTGCTGGTGTCACCTGCGATGTTTGTCAGCGTGTCACCAATATTAGTCACGTTGGTGTTGGTCTCATTAAGCTGAGACACGTTCACCGCATCGCTGTCATCCACGCCACGTGCCAGGTTGGTGATTTTCGTACCACCAGTTTTGGTGACGCTGTTGTACGTATCGCCGCCCATCGTGACGCTGTTGTAGTTGATCGTGCCGTCCGGGTTGAGGTCGTATTTAACGGCGTTTTGATCAAGGACATCGATAGCGGTGTTGGTGGCAAACAGTTGCGAACCGTTCACGCCATCAGTGCTGGTTGCACTTAAACGCCCTGCCGCCACATTGGTCAGCGTACGTTCAGCGCCAGCAGCACCGATACTGACTGTGCCAATCGGAGCCATACCTGCAAACAGGTAATCAGTGCCTGCAATGTTGGTGCCGGTCGTCGCTACAGCGGCTTCAGTTTTTGCACCATCACCCAAAGCCACACTGCGTGCGACATCCGCAACCGCACCCATACCGATAGCAATTGAATCCAGAGCCGAGGCCACGGAATCAGTTCCGGTTGAGTTAGCGTGGAAGTATTTGGTACCCGTCGCGTAAATATTGCTGATGTTGGTATTGGTTTCAGTCAACTGTGAATAGTTAACCGCATCGCTTGGTGCAACACCGTTTGCCACGTTAGTGATGGTTGTGCCACCCACATGCGTGGAGTTGTCGTAAGTTGTACCACCCAGGGTCACGCTGTTGTGGTTGGTGCCTGGGTCATACATTACGGCGTCAGCGGTTGCGCTACCGACAGCACCTTTAAGCTGCGCCACGTTGACGGCGTCGCTGTCCACTGTACCGGCAGCCAGGCCGTTTAACTGACGGAACTTCCCGGTTGATGCATCACCGATGCTCATCGCACCCAGAGTACTGGTGGTGGCAGTAATCGCTGCGATTTGCGCCGCTGTGGCGCCGGTTGGCATAAACCCGGTGATACCACCGGCGGTATTGGCTACCGAGAAACTCCCTAACGCGATTGAGTCATTAGCGGATGCATTTGCGCTGGCGCCACGTAGCTCGTTAGACCCGAGAGCCACCGAACCGGCGCCGCTGGCAACAGTTCCACTACCTAATGCGGCAGAGAAATAACCCTGAGCCTTACTTTCGAAGCCCAGACCAATTGAAAAACCGCCGTCTGCGACAGAGTTACGCCCCATGGCAATGTTGTTACCGCTCGTGTTGGTAAGTGCCTTACCAGCAACACCACCAGCAAGTGAAATATTATTTACACCGTAGCTTTTGGAGCCTTCACCCAGAGCCAGCGCACTCGTGCCTGTTGCTATCGTGTCCGCACCAATTGCTGTCGCCGCACGAGAACCCGATGTGGCACTTGCATTATTACCCATTGCAATCGAATTCGAACCATTTGCCGTGGCAGACAAGCCCTGAGCAATGGAGTTAACCCCATTCGCCATTGCCTGTGGACCAACGGCAATACTGTCTACGCCAAGCGCCTGAGAATCAGCCTTCGTTGAATTCGCATGGAAATACTTGGTGCCGGTGGTGTAGATATTGTTAATCGACTGATTTGTCTCATTCAACTGGGAGACGTTCACCGCATCGCTGTCGTCCACACCACGTGCAACGTTGGTGATTTTAGTTCCGCCAGTTTTGTTGACGCTGTTATAGGTGTCGCCGCCCATCGTGACGGAGTTGTAGTTCACTGAGCCATCTGGATTCAGGTCATACTTAACAGCGTTTTCATCCAAAAGATTAATGGCTGAATTGGTTGCGTAAAGCTGAGAACCGTTAATGCCATCAGTGCTGGTATCACTCACACGACCTGCCGCCACATTGGTGATGGTGCGTTCAGCGCCTACATCACCAATGCTAAGGGTACTGAGTGGAGAAATACCTGCAAAATCATACGACTTACCGGCAATGATCGTGCTAGCTGTTGCTACAGCAGCCGTGGTGATGGAGTCAGAACCTAAAGCGATGCTGCCATCTTCGTTGGCTTGCGCGCCATCGCCCAGGGCAAGCGCTTTATCACCGATGGCTTTGGTGCTGCCACCAATGCCAATGGCACCTTCGCCCATAGCAACCGCGCGATCACCCACTGCAATACTGTTAATCGCTTCTGCACTGGCATAGGCGCCAATTGCCGTGCTTGATGCCTCATGAGCTTTAGCTCCAGAGCCAATAGCGGTGGAGTCAACATCACTTGACTCAGCTTCCCATCCAATTGCAATCGCCCCAGTACTATTTGGGTTTGACGCCGCCGCGAGTGTTTTAGCATCCACACCAATTGCAATGCTATTGGTTGCATCAGCATTTGCACCAAAACCGGTCGCGATACTCGATTCTTTGGTTGCCTTTGCTTGATAACCCGTAGCAATGGAGCGCTGTGCCTGAGCAGATGCCTTGTTGCCAATCGCTATAGAGTCCATTGCTTGAGCATCCGCATACGTACCAATAGCGGCTGAATTCGCACCGGAAGATGTGGAGTAATTACCAAAAGCGAGTGAGTTTTCACCAATACCTTGCGTATACCAACCCACGGCAGTACTGGTACTACCTGTAGCTTTTGAACCGCCACCAATGGCGGTACTGTGCATAGCCGTAGCATCAGTTTTATCACCAATTGCCACCGCACTGTCACCATAAGCCTTTGTTGTTCGGCCAATAGCCACAGAGTTCAGGTGAGTTGACTCAGCATTGGCACCAATTGCCGTTGCGCCATCAAAGCTGGCGATTGATTCCACACCAAGGGCAATCGCACCCGCCGATTTTAAAGAAGATGCAGAGGCACGAGCACCGATGGCTATGGTGTAAATACCCGTAGTTGTAGAATCTGTACCTAACGCAATCGACGACACGCCATTGGCTGTTGCTGTGTCACCTAATGCCACGCTCGATACACCAACGGAATTGCTGCTTTGGCCCACGGCGGTCGACCTGAATCCAGTGGCTGACGCACCACTACCAAAAGCCGTATTGCTTGCAGAACCATTATCAGATGCCGCAGTGCCACCGTTTACCAGAGAAGCGCCTGCCACTGTATAAGCATTCGCCAGTTGTGAGGTTCCCAGGGCTGCTAAAACAAGCCCACCCGCGGTAATAGCTTTAAGGGACAAACGACGTGGACAGTTTTTGCCCTTGCCTTTTGCCGCAGAAAATTCACCCGCGACAACCCAGGCGCGCTGCGCCGAGTTCCATACCAAACGATAAATCTTATTCATACAAACTCCATTTCGTGCCCTTCAGGGCTTTAGGTCTTGCTGTTTATGAGCAGTCTGTGTTTTTTACAGCGCTGCTTTTTCCCGGGTGATTAAAGGTATTTCCAGTGAGACGGAGCTCAACTGGTGGCTTTTCTTCTGCAACAGATCTTTTGCAGCAGGGCTGTCTTGTTTGACGTATCGCAGGTAGCCACTTGTGAAGAATGTTGCTTCGGTTAGCGCATCCGTGCGCTGAAGTTCGCTGGCATCAGGCATCGCAGAAACAGCGGCAAACACTGCATCCACGCTGCCTTTACCGGCATAAAGGTTAATAATTTCTTGCTGATAGGACGCCGTGGCCTGTAAGCCTCCGGCCATATCTCTCAATGATTTATCCAGCTGTTGCGGATTGGCGGTTCCACGGCGCGCCGTTAGCCACAGTTGCCATAGATGGGCGTAATCACGGTCACGGGCATCAGGGCTTTTTGCTAAGGCGTTAAATGCGCGGCGAGCTTCAGAAAATCGGTCCAGTGCCACCAAATTGACGGCTGATGGCACCGCGATGTTTTCTGAAATATCGCTATTCTTTAACGCGTCATAAGCCTGACGGGCTTCGCCATGCCGCCCGTTCAGGTCATTGGTGACAGCCTGCTGGAACAGGGACATTTGCTGTTCATAGGTCATGGATGCAGTATTTGTCTGCACCGCGGGCACTGATTCAGCGCGAGCAATAACAGGAGGGACGACAATAGTTAATGCCAAAGCAAATACCGCCCAGCGGAATAACGAACGGCTGGGAGTCGGCGACATTGAGATTGAGTCCAGCGGTGAATTACCGCTGGATTTAAAACAATAACGTTTCATTTAATACACACTCATATAAATATAGAAACCTCGCACTTGAGGCCTTTGAAAAATAGCAGTCCATACCTGGGGTTATTCACCCCATGTCGTAAAGCGTTCTTTGTAATTTAAGAGAAAACAAAATACGGCGAAGAAAATAACCTCAATGAATATTAAAAATAATCAGTATTAATTGTTATAATTCCCTGGCGTTGACACCAAAATCGTAGTGGCACTCATTGTATTTATAATAAAGTGGCATTATCTCATCGTAAGTTATTACGTAACCTCTGCCCTTATTGTTTTTTATAAAATCTTCCGGCAAACCCAACAACGATAACTTCATCGATAAGCCGTTTAAAACCTGCCATAACCTCTGAGTAGATGAAGTGAGATTATGCTCCTCCCAAATTTTTTTAAGCAACTCCTCCTTTGTCACCACTTTGGCTCTGGCATTCTGCAACAGATAAAGAAGAAGATGCATCATAGTGTCGTTGATATTGGTGGCGCAAAAAGTCACATTCTTCTCATTCCCTGATAAAGAAACCCGATATAATCTTTTGTTATCGATATCTAAATGAATATCTTTACCAATCAGGTACCCATATAACTGAAGTCCCATATCCCCTCAGACTTATCTATAAAGATGCATTGATGCAGGAAGAATTTACTCTGTTTATTAATTAACCCCATTAATGTTGTGTGATGATTATATGTTGCAAAGGATTACTTTCAATACACACTGAGGTCTTTCAATTAAAAGCATCATCCTGTATCCCATTATCATTTGTATTATTAAACTCACCCTGAGCAGTGACATAAACCGACAGCACCACTTTTAACAACACATATGACTGAATCTCCACTAAACGGCACAACTCAGCATTACATTCTGTATTTATGATTTTTTTAGAAATTATTAGCTACTAAGCTTCATATCATACTGTTTTTATTAGCATAAACTTTAACTTTCAGGTGAAAGTCTTAATAACTCCGTGCAACCGTTTCCTCAGTACCACAATTCAAAAGTGTCTTCGCCTTCACATCTTTCACAGTTCACAGCGAAATCACGCTACGGTCAGTAGCCGTGGGCTTACTTCGATGTAGAGCAGACTACCCCCGAACACCTGAAAAGCGTCCTTTAGTAATCTTAATTTTTCTTTTCTAAAGAAAATTCCCCAGTCTATCAGTGAGTTATAAAAAACTGGCAAGGTAAGGCTTTGAAATAAATATTTATTTGCTATCCATTTGATTTAACAAAGAAAACAAAGCCAAAAAAGAATTCCTTGCGACTTTTTGTTGCCCTAAACCCCTACGGAAATTTTCAACCAGGTAATACTTCAAAGGATTAAACTGATAAGCGAGGTAGCAAAATGAAGAAAGTCTTCGTCATCAATAACTGTGTGCGGTTTGATCCTTACTCCCGGACACTAACGTCTATTGAAACACCGGAAAACAGCGTGCAGCTGCACACACCCGCCTGCGAATGTTTGCTGCTGTTATTAATACATAACGGCGAAACGTTGAGTCATACCTTTCTTTCTGAAGAAGTCTGGATTAAAAAAGGGAGTTATGTGACGACCAATTCGCTTTATCAAAATATCGCAGCAATTCGTCGTGGCCTGAAGACCGTGGGGCTGGAAGAGGATATTCTAAAAACTGTTCCTAAACTTGGGTTTCAGATTTATGCGTCAATAGAAGAAGAACAACTGCCTTTAGTTAATGGACGCAAAGTTGAGGCGGTGGCTGCATTGAGCGAATCAAAAACATCTGACGCCAGCGAAGAAGTCACCCGCCCCCCTACGCTTGAGTTAACAAAAGAAAAAACAGGTATTAATATCCGGTTTAAGTTATTTTTTCTTTTGTTAACTCTCATTTTCATCAGCGGATTATTCTTCGCATACCAGCAATTGAGGAATGACGATCAATTTTTCTCTGCCTACAATCCTATCGGGGCGATTAACCAATGCGACCTGTACTCGTCTTATCCTGATAAACAGAAAAGCAAAGCCACTTTTTTAAGCATCGTAACGTCCGGGGATGTGAAATGCCCGGCAGGAGGGAAAGCATATTTGACCTTTAATCTTGATAATCGGCTGTCATCCGTTTTACTGTGTGAAAAAAAAGTAGAAGACGTCAACACTGACTGTATGACGGTGGTGTATTCCGGAGTGACACATGAAAAACTATAAACTTTACCTTTGGATGTCATTTTTTTCGCTTATCGCCATTCTCCCTTTTCTTGGCGGCTACTATCTGCAACATAAAAACACCAACTTCGCTTGCGATGGTGAAATGGTCCTGCATGATAGCCATGCACATACGCATGTATTTTTGCATTTTAGATTTTATAAAAACACCGGGACTTATAATGTCTCTGGAAATTCAATTTTTAACAATGGACAACGCATTGTCATTAGCCAGAATTCCAGTTTCAGTTACACAACGGTCGAGAGTAGTACCGGGAGCGATCTGGTATTAGTGTCACTTGAGGATATTATTTACCCGGGTAATTTAGGCCACGCCAATGCCGTCATCCCTGATTTCTTCCGTTTCAGAGGCAGAGGTGTTTCTCTTCGAATATCGCGGGTAAATGATACAGGGTATCTATTTCAACGTGATGCGACACCGGTGCTCTATTGCAAACGCTCACTACTTTAATACGACATTATTAACCCGACAAGATCGCAGCGCGAAACAATTGATTGTCTGAAACATGAAAGTGTTCACAGCATTGTTATTTTAGGAATTCTTCGTGTATTTAAATATTCAATAATGATTCAGCATAGACATGCATGAAAAACTTCATGCATAATCGAATGCAATGCATTGATTACAAAACATTTTATGACAAACACAAATTACAAAATCCGATTCAATATACAAAAGGATATTGCACACCATGAATAAACTCTTAGCTATTGCCTTCACCTTGCTCGCAAGCACCTGGTCTCTTAGCGCATTGTCTGCTGAGATGATGACAAAAAATGAGTTCAAAAAAGTTCAAAGCCAATATATTGAAATAGGTAATATTTCGACCAGCGGCGAAAGTGACGCCTCCGCTGCGAAGGCAGAATTATCCAAAAAAGCAGATA
Coding sequences within:
- a CDS encoding YadA-like family protein; its protein translation is MNKIYRLVWNSAQRAWVVAGEFSAAKGKGKNCPRRLSLKAITAGGLVLAALGTSQLANAYTVAGASLVNGGTAASDNGSASNTAFGSGASATGFRSTAVGQSSNSVGVSSVALGDTATANGVSSIALGTDSTTTGIYTIAIGARASASSLKSAGAIALGVESIASFDGATAIGANAESTHLNSVAIGRTTKAYGDSAVAIGDKTDATAMHSTAIGGGSKATGSTSTAVGWYTQGIGENSLAFGNYSTSSGANSAAIGTYADAQAMDSIAIGNKASAQAQRSIATGYQAKATKESSIATGFGANADATNSIAIGVDAKTLAAASNPNSTGAIAIGWEAESSDVDSTAIGSGAKAHEASSTAIGAYASAEAINSIAVGDRAVAMGEGAIGIGGSTKAIGDKALALGDGAQANEDGSIALGSDSITTAAVATASTIIAGKSYDFAGISPLSTLSIGDVGAERTITNVAAGRVSDTSTDGINGSQLYATNSAINLLDENAVKYDLNPDGSVNYNSVTMGGDTYNSVNKTGGTKITNVARGVDDSDAVNVSQLNETNQSINNIYTTGTKYFHANSTKADSQALGVDSIAVGPQAMANGVNSIAQGLSATANGSNSIAMGNNASATSGSRAATAIGADTIATGTSALALGEGSKSYGVNNISLAGGVAGKALTNTSGNNIAMGRNSVADGGFSIGLGFESKAQGYFSAALGSGTVASGAGSVALGSNELRGASANASANDSIALGSFSVANTAGGITGFMPTGATAAQIAAITATTSTLGAMSIGDASTGKFRQLNGLAAGTVDSDAVNVAQLKGAVGSATADAVMYDPGTNHNSVTLGGTTYDNSTHVGGTTITNVANGVAPSDAVNYSQLTETNTNISNIYATGTKYFHANSTGTDSVASALDSIAIGMGAVADVARSVALGDGAKTEAAVATTGTNIAGTDYLFAGMAPIGTVSIGAAGAERTLTNVAAGRLSATSTDGVNGSQLFATNTAIDVLDQNAVKYDLNPDGTINYNSVTMGGDTYNSVTKTGGTKITNLARGVDDSDAVNVSQLNETNTNVTNIGDTLTNIAGDTSTSYTNVHGTGIRYVRTNEAGLAASDSSAEGQGSTALGYNAVSKGESSLAMGREAQANNADDVALGSGSITDIAVGTSGAKIADVDYVFAGINPLSTVSVGSLGRERTITNVAAGRLSAQSTDAINGSQLFATNSAINTLDKGSVKYEINNDGSVNYNSIKLAGDTYNNVTKTGGTRITNVAYGIDDSDVVNVQQLNDATTNIYTGGTKYFHANSVKADSVASGMDSIAVGPNAQSMGNGSIAMGDEAKSIGNGSMALGQNAQSVGENSVAMGVGAIASNTGDIALGAGSTTAAAVATTGISIAGNHYDFAGTTPTSTLSIGSEGAERTITNVAAGRIDANSTDAVNGSQLNATNQAIGNISGVISTIDKGSVKYETNVDGTVNYNKVVMGGDTYDNSTHTGGTTITNVAEGVNPSDAVNKHQLDVVNNSVTNISNGTDGMFQVNNTSNLPKPKPTGKDAVAGGAGAVASGDNSLALGTSSKATHNNSVALGNNSVTDRDNSVSVGSVGGERQIANVAAGTQGTDAVNVNQLKQGVGNAYNYTDNKFNDLKNMVDDQKDKMSAGISGAMAMASLPQPYQPGASMVSMGGGTYQGESAVALGVSTISDNGKWVTKLSGTTTSQGDLGAAVGVGYQW
- a CDS encoding winged helix-turn-helix domain-containing protein; translation: MGLQLYGYLIGKDIHLDIDNKRLYRVSLSGNEKNVTFCATNINDTMMHLLLYLLQNARAKVVTKEELLKKIWEEHNLTSSTQRLWQVLNGLSMKLSLLGLPEDFIKNNKGRGYVITYDEIMPLYYKYNECHYDFGVNAREL
- a CDS encoding winged helix-turn-helix domain-containing protein, whose protein sequence is MKKVFVINNCVRFDPYSRTLTSIETPENSVQLHTPACECLLLLLIHNGETLSHTFLSEEVWIKKGSYVTTNSLYQNIAAIRRGLKTVGLEEDILKTVPKLGFQIYASIEEEQLPLVNGRKVEAVAALSESKTSDASEEVTRPPTLELTKEKTGINIRFKLFFLLLTLIFISGLFFAYQQLRNDDQFFSAYNPIGAINQCDLYSSYPDKQKSKATFLSIVTSGDVKCPAGGKAYLTFNLDNRLSSVLLCEKKVEDVNTDCMTVVYSGVTHEKL
- the yahO gene encoding DUF1471 family periplasmic protein YahO — protein: MNKLLAIAFTLLASTWSLSALSAEMMTKNEFKKVQSQYIEIGNISTSGESDASAAKAELSKKADKLGGDIYILSSGNTNNKIHGTAKVYKKK